Sequence from the Methanocaldococcus sp. genome:
GAAAAATATCAAAAAAATATTATAGTAATATGATAAATTCTAAAATCGTAATAGAGTATAATAAAAAATAGAAAATTTTTATTATAAAATAGTATTAAGACCCGAGTATAAATATTATACTTATATGAAAATTTATAAGGATAATATTACGAATACACTATATAAATCTAAATTTTTTAATTTATCTATATTCTTTTTGGCATAAAAGAAAGGCAGAATATCCTTTATTTATACACTAAATCTATAAATTTACATATTCATATACTTTTAAAAATAATACTGACCCCCGGTAAATTTTCAATCAAATATTATAAAATCATAAAAATATCAAAAAAATATTATAGTAATATGATAAATTTCGAAATTATAATATTATTATAATAAAAATTTAAAATTTTTTATGATTTAATATTATCGAATCCCGAAAAATTTTCTTGCTGAATATAATTTATTATGAAAAAATTTTATAAGTGTATGAGTTAAACAATTAAATATAGTTTCTAATAACCTAATATAAAATATTATTATTTTGTGAAACTATGAGTGTTTTAATTATTTGTGAAAAGCCAAGTGTTGCTAAAAAAATAGCTAATGCTTTGGGAAAACCTAAGAAAAAAACTATCTATAATGTTCCATACTACGAATTGGAAAGAAATGGGAAAAAAATTATTGTTGCAAGTGCTGTTGGGCATTTATTTACGCTGGTTGAAAAAAACAATACTAAATTTGGACATTATCCTGTTTTTGATGTAAAATGGGTGCCAGCAAGTGTTGAAAAAGGAAAAAAATATGTTGATAACTATATAAAGGCATTAAAAAAACTTTCTAAGGAGGCAGATGAAATATATATAGCAACAGATTGGGACATTGAGGGAGAATTAATAGGTTTTCACGCATTGAAATACTGTTGCAGTAAAACAAAAGCTAAGAGAATGAGATTTTCCTCATTAACAAAAAATGAGATTGTAAAAGCGTTTGAAAATCCTGATGAAATAGATTATGGTTTGGTAGATGCTGGTGAAAGTAGGCATATCATAGATTGGTATTATGGTATAAACTTATCAAGGGCTTTAATGAATGCTATTAAGGCAGTAAATAGATGGAAAACAATGAGTGTTGGTAGAGTTCAAGGACCAGCATTATCTTTTTTAACTGAGAGAGAGTTGGAAATTAAAAAATTTGTTCCAAAGCCATACTGGGTTATTGAGGCATTATTAAAGGATAATTTAAAGGCAATACATGAAAAAGAGAAATTTTGGGATGAAAAAGAGGCTAAAAATGTTTATGAAAAAGTAAAAAATGAAAAGTTTGGGAAGGTTGTAGAGATAAAAAGAACTGTGAGAAAGATAAAGCCACTCCCTCCCTTTGACTTAGGAACTTTACAGAGAGAGGCATACAACTATTTTAAGTTTTCTCCAAAGGAAACCCAAGAAATTGCCCAAAGTTTGTATGAAAAAGGTTTATGTTTGCATCCAGACACATTAATTTTATTACCTGATGGAGTTAAGAAAATTAAGGATTTGGATGAGGAAGGAAATATTTTATGTTTAAATAAAGATTTGAAATTAACAAAATCAAAATATAAACTTTTAAAAAGAACAGTAAAAGAGAAACTAATAAAAATTATCTTAAATGGTGGAACTGAACTTATTGCAACAAAAGAGCATCCAATTTTAGTTTATATGGATAAGTTAATATTTGTTCCTTCTGGAGAGTTGAAAGAAAATGAACAAGTAGTAACACTTAGTTATGGAGATGTTTATATCCAAAAAATTAAAAAAATTGAAGAAATTGATTATGAAGGAGAGGTTTATGATTTAACAGTTGAAAAATACCACAACTTTATAGCCAATGGTGTAGTTGTGCATAACTGCTCATACCCAAGGACATCTTCCCAAAAATTACCAAAGGATAAAAACTATCTAAAAAATATTTTAAGCATTTTAAAGAATCATCCAATTTATGGAAAATGGGCTAAAGATATTTTAAATAAGGGAGATTTAAAGCCAGTTGAAGGTAAAAAAGAGGATCCTGCTCATCCTGCAATACATGTTGTAGATATTCCAAAAGATGAAGAATTATCAGAAAAAGAAAAAAAGATTTACGATTTAATTGCAAGAAGAACATTAAGTGCTTTTTGGGATAATGCAGAGAGGGAATATTCAAATATAAAAATTAACATAAATGGAGAGATTTTTAAACTATCTGGTTCAAGAACATTAAAAGAAGGTTGGCATGAAATTTATTACTTCCCAAAATTTGATGACTGTGAGTTGCCAAAGTTAAATAAGGGAGATTTAATACCTATTCAAAAAATAACTATAACTAAAAAAGAAACTCAACCACCTAAAAGATACACTGTTGCAAGTATAATTAAGGAATTGGAGAAAAGAAAGTTAGGAACTAAGGCAACGAGGGCGGAAATCGTTGAGAAATTAATAAAAAGAGGGTATGTTATTGATGATGGCTCATTAAAAGTAACTGACTTGGGAATTTCAGTCGTTGAAACTTTAAAAAAGTTCTGTCCAGAAATTATTGACGAAAAAATGACGAGAGATTTAGAAGAGAAGTTAGAAAAGATACAGTTTAGAAAGATTAAAAAAGATGATGTTTTAGATGAGGCAGAACAAAAATTAAGGAAAATTTTAGAAGAATTTAAAAAGAAAGAAAAAGATGTAGGAATGTTCCTTATAAAAAAGTTAGATTTTAATAATACTAACTCAAATACAAAAGAAAATAAAGAAAATAAAACTGAAAGTAAAAAAGTTGTTGGAAAATGTCCTAAATGTGGTGGAGAGTTAATAATTAGAGAAGGAAAGTATGGAAAGTTTCTTGGCTGTTCAAATTATCCAAAGTGTAAATATACAGAAAAATTAAATAAAAAGGTGGATAAAACATGATTCCGAAATTGTATGTTGATTTTGGAGGTTATTCAGCAATAGAAAAAGGAAATTTAATAATTCCAAGAGAGAATATCTTAAATAAAGAAGATTTTGATAAAATAGAAATTGGAGAGGTAGTTGATATATATTCAAAGAGAGGGAAATTTTTAGGAAGAGGTTTTAAAAATCCAAGAGAAATTAGAATAATGACACTAAAAAAAGAAAATTTGGATGAAAACTACATAAGAGAGAAAATAATTAAGGCTAATGAATATAGAGTAAATTTTTTAGGATTTAAAGACACTTATAGGATGGTTTATACTCAATCAGATTGGTTAAATGGTTTGGTTATTGACAAATATAACGATATAGCCACAGTTCAAATATTCAACTACGGTATTGAAAAAATGAAAGATGTAATTGTAGAGACACTCTTAGATTTAGGGATAGATAGTATTTATGAAAAAAGTTCTGGAAGGAATAGAAAAAGAGCAGGATTGCCAGAGGTTGAGGGTATATTAGTTGGAAAGAAAACAGAAACAATTATTAAAGAAGGGGATGCAAAATTTAAAGTTACCTTTGATGGACAAAAAACAGGATTTTTTTTAGACCAAAGAGAAAATAGGTTAGAGATAGAGAAGTTTATAAAAGAAGGGGATAGAGTTTTAGATGTCTGTTGCTATACAGGAGGATTTTCAGTCCATTGTGCAATTAAAGGAGCAGAAGTTGTAGGAGTAGATTTATCTAAAAAGGCTTTAAAAGTAGCGGAGGAAAATATGGAATTAAATAATATTCCTAAGGATAAATACACTTTTATAGAAGGCAATGCATTTAAAGTTTTAGAGGAGTTTATAGAGGATGGAGAGAAATTTGATATAGTAATTTTAGACCCTCCTGCATTTGCTCAATCAAAAAAATCTTTGAAGGACGCTATTAGGGGCTATCATATGTTAAATAGATTTGGAGCTAAATTGGCTGATAGATTATTAGTAACTTGTTCTTGCTCTCAACCATTAGAGCCAGATGCATTTAAAGCGTTAGTTATAGATGCATGTCTAAAAGCAAAAAAATGGGCTAAAATCATTAAATATGGCTCACAAAGTCCAGATCATCCAATAACTTCTAAGGGAACAGAATACTTAAAGTGTCTATTTTTAAGTTTAGAAAAAATTTAATTTTATTTTTGGTGAAAATATGAGATATGTTGCCTATAAAATTTATCCAGAAGAATTCTTAAAAAATGAAGTTGTTGAAAATTCTTTAATTATAGAGGGTAGAAAGGTTAGAAGAGTAAGAATTTTAGGAAAAGTGGAAAATATAAATGTTGGAGAAATTTTATCTTTTTATGTTGATGGAGTTAATGTTAAGTATTTTGAAGATAAACCAGTTTATATCAAAGAGGGAGATATTGTTGATGTAATTGGAAGACCAAGAACATTCAATGGAGATAAATATTTAATGGCTGAAATTATTAAAGTTAGGGATGAAAAGTGGATAAAACTTAGAGATTTGGAAATAAAAAAGACGAGAAAATATTTATTAGAAAATGCTGAATTGGCAGATGATGAAGATAAAGAGGAAGAATTTGAAGAAGATATAGAAATTGAAAATTTAGATCCAGAAGTTATAAAAGAAAAAATATTATCTCTTATTGAAAAATTTGGAGAAATTACATTTGAAGAACTCTCTGGTATGGTTAAACTTTCAGAGGAAGATTTAGAAAAGTATTTATCTGAATTAATAGAATCTGGGGAAATCCTTGAGCCCATACCTGGAGTTTATAAAATACAGTAAATTGGAGGTGGAACATTGCTATTAGAAGAAACTTTAAAATCCTGTCCTATTGTAAAAAGAGGAAATTATCATTATTTTATTCACCCAATAACTGATGGAGTCCCAATTGTAGAGCCAAAATTGTTGAGAGAAGTTGCAATAAGAATAATCAAAATTGGAAACTTTGAGGATGTTGATAAAATAGTAACTGCCGAGGCTATGGGAATTCCTTTGGCAACTATCCTCTCTTTATATACTGATATACCCTATGTAATTATGAGAAAGAGAGAGTATAAGTTGCCAGGAGAAATTCCTGTTTTTCAAACTACTGGTTATAGTAAAGGACAATTATATTTAAATGGAATAAATAAGGGAGATAAAGTAGTAATTGTAGATGATGTTATATCTACGGGAGGAACGATGATTGCTATAATTGAGGCATTAAAAAAAGCAGGGGCTGAGATAAAGGATATAATATGTGTTATAGAAAGAGGAAATGGTAAAAAAGAAGTTGAAGAAAAAACTGGCTATAAAATTAAAACATTAGTTAAAATTGATGTTGTAGATGGAAAAGTTGTAATTTTAGATAAATAAAATGTTAATGTTGGTGGTCAAATGGACATAAGAAGTATAAATCCTACAAAGATTGTATGCGTTGGTTTGAACTATATAGACCACGCTAAGGAGTTAAATATGGAAATTCCCGAATATCCAATAATATTTTTAAAGCCTACTTCTGCAATTATATATAATGAAGATTACATTATAAAACCAAAAATTTCAAAAAGAGTTGATTATGAGGTTGAATTAGCAATTGTTATAGGAAAAAAATGTAAAAATGTTAAAAAATCAGAATCTGAGGATTACATAATGGGATACACAATTTTAAATGATGTAACTGCAAGAGATTTACAGCAGAAAGATGGGCAATGGACGAGGGCTAAGTCATTTGATACATTTTGTCCAATAGGTCCAAGAATAGTTAAAGACATAGACCCAATGAACCTAAATATTGAGTGTAGAGTTAATAATGAAGTTAAACAAAAATCTAACACTAAAAATATGATTTTTGATGTCTATGAATTGGTAGAATTTGTTTCATCAATAATGACACTATATCCTGGAGATATTATTTCCACAGGAACTCCTCCTGGCGTAGGAGAGTTAAAAGTTGGAGATGTCGTAGAGTGTAAAATTGAAAATATAGGAATTTTAAGGAATTATTTTATACAATAATAACATATATTACTAAAATTTCAACAAATATGAGTAATAAAATCATAATTATTAAAATTGCTTTTGAAATTTTATATATTAATCTATATTTTGAGTATATTTCATATAAAATAATAGTTTAATAAGAACTATCACAGCAATTGGCAATGATATTATTCCTAAAATTACTAAAAAAATTTTATTATTGTAATGGGATGCTATTACTGTTGCTATACCAATTAGAAATATTTCCAAAAATATAATCTTATTATTAAATATTTTGTTATCCATAATTGTTTTTAATAATTTTAAACTCATTTAATCACCAAATATTTCTTATAAATAATATTAATATTTTCAAAATCCTAAATATCTTTTTTTATTCGTACTAAATTTTTTATATAAAATAACAATACAAGATATGGTGAGAATTATGAACATTTTGAGAAGAGGTAGATTAGGGAACTCTATTAAGGAAGATGTAGCAAAATACACAACAAGTTTAGATTTTGACAAAGAAATTTTTGAAGCAGACATTTTGTGTGACATAGCCCATGTAATAATGCTTTATGAGGAGGGAATTATAGATAAAGATACTGCAAAAAAGATTATTGAAGGTTTGAAAGGAATTTACAAAAATGGGATAGAATGTTTAAACTTAGACCCTTCCTTAGATGATATACATATGGTTATTGAAAATGAGTTAATTAAAAAACTTGGTGAAGATGTCGCTGGAAGAATGCACACTGGAAGGAGTAGAAATGATGAAGTAGCAACAGATTTAAGATTAGTATTGAGGGAGAAGGTTTTAGAAATTAGTAAATTATTGATTAATATGCTAAAAGATTTATTAGAGTTGGCAGATGAGCATAAGCACACTTTAACAGTTGGATACACTCATTTACAACACGCTCAGCCAACAACATTTGCTCATCATCTATTAAGTTATGTTTCAGCAATTGAAAGAGATATATTGAGATTATTTGATACATATAAAAGAATCAATATTTCTCCATTAGGTTGTGGAGCGTTGGCAACAACGGGATTTAAAATTAATAGAGAGAGAACAAAGGAACTTTTAGGATTTGACAAATTAATAGAGAACTCAATGGATGGTGTCTCTGCAAGAGATTTTATATTGGAAGTTATGGCTGATTTATCAATATTAGGAACTAATTTATCAAAAATTTGCGAAGAGTTAGTTCTATTTTCAACTTATGAGTTTAGAACTGTTGAAATAGCAAATGAATATTGCTCAACATCCTCTATAATGCCTCAGAAAAAAAATCCTGATGTTGCTGAAATTGCAAGGGCTAAACTTTGCAAATTAAATGGAAATTTAGTTACTGCATTAACAATATTAAAGGCTCTACCAAATACTTACAATAGAGATTTGCAGGAAATTACTCCTAATTTATGGGAGAGTGTATATATTACAATAGACACAATAAAAATGATTCATGGAATGTTAAAAACTTTAAAAGTTAATAAAGATAGAATGAGAGAGTTGGCATATGCAAATTATTCTACTGCTACAGAATTGGCTGACACATTGGTTAAGGAGGCAAATATACCATTTAGAACTGCCCACGGAATCGTTGGTGAGGTTGTTAGAAAGTCAATTGAAGAAAAGAGAGATATATTGGAAGTTATAAAAGAGGTTTTACAAAAATACAATTTGAAAGTAGATGAGGAAAAGATAAAAAAGGTATTAAATCCTTATGAAAATGTCAAAATGAGAAATGTTATTGGAGGCCCTTCCCCCGAGGAAGTTGAAAAAAGAATAAAGGCATTTAAAGAGAGATTAGAAAAATATGAAAAAGAAGTAAATGAAAAAATTAATAAAATAAATAAAATTAAAGAAAATCTTCTATCCTATGAAATCTAATAAAATTTAGGTTATTAATTATATCATATTGAGATTTCTTAACCAAAATAATATAACAAAAATTAGCCAGAATATTATTAATATGTATCCTCCTTTTTTTCTTAATTTATATTTAGATATTGGATAAAAAATCCTAACACCCGCTGGTGTTAAGGAATCTCCTACTATATGGGAATAATAACCAATAGCAACTGGTAATATGTAATGTAAAACACCATTAATATTTGGATTTAGATTAATAATATCTAAAATGGCCCATACAAAAATAACATATACTATTATTTTTCCCAATAAAACTTCATTAGTAACCATTAACAAAGATATTAATCCAGCAAAAACCTTTGAAATAAATGAAAGTTTGTAAGATAAAAAACCAATAATTATAGAGACAAATAACAACGACCAAATAGTATGAGTATAAGTTCTATGCTCTGAAAAATATGGAATTAAAAAGATTAAAAAAACTGAAACTCCTAAAACAAATAAATCAATATTAAACAAACTTTTTTCAAAAAAATAAAGTAAAATATTAATTAATACAATTCCACCTGAAATTATAATACCTCTCTTTACAATATCCTCTTTAACCTCGTGGTCTAAATCTGGATAAAAAGCCCCTGATAAAACTAAAAATATCTGTTCTGGGGAAGAAATAAAAGGTAACCCAAATATAAGTCCTAAAATTACATGTCCCTTCCAGTTCATTTTTATCCCAATTTATTCTTTCCATTTATTGTAGTATTTTAAAAATATTTTATCTTTAGTTAGATTATATAACCATAACATCTGTAATCTTTGGAGATGTTCATTACATCTATGTTTTAACGCATCGTAATAACTCCAATCTCCTGCATCGTAATCAGGAAGAAATGCTTTTATTGATCTTAATCCCTCTTTATATAAAAAATAAGCCTCTTTATCATTTGTTTCATTTGCAAACTCTCCAATCCAAATAACAGAGGTTATAAATCCATTTAAAACATAAGGTGGATTTTTTGATGCATACTCTGGATACCAATAGTAAGTTTTATTATCTTTTACTCTTATTTTTAATAAACCTCCCTTTTCAACAGGCACTATAAAGGCATTTAACGCCTCTTTTGCTAAAATTAAATACCTTTTATCATTTGTGCATTTATATGCTAAATACAAAGTTTTCATGCATCCTGCCTGACATAGAGAGCCAGTCCAACCTCTTGATAAATTATACTCTGGAAAATCAAAATTATACCTCCAAATAATAAAGGTAATATTTTTTCCATTTAAATTTACAGTTTCTTTTTCTGCCTGAGAAATTAAATATTCTGTTAAAAATAAACCTCTCTTTAAATATTTTTCAGCCTCTTCTGGATCTTTATCCTTTAATTTAAAGTATTTATAAAAGCATTTTCTTGCCTCTTCATTTACATTGTGAGGAGTTATTTGATAACCAATGTATTCTCCTTTTATTGTTCCATAGTAAGTTACAGGCATACTAATATCTTCAACTGTAAAAGGCTTTGGATTTTTGAAATACTGAATAATAGAATTTTCAGAATACATGGGCTGTGAAACTCCAACGATATATCCAAAAATAAAAGATGATATAGTAACTACTAATATTATAATAAAACTTTTAATATTTTTAAACATACTATCACTTTATTATGTTATTTAAATTTTTTATTTTTGAACTAATTAAAATAATTATCAACTAAAATTATAAATATTAAGTGTAATATAAAAATTTTTAAATGCTATTATTAAATGTAAATAGTGATACTATGGAACTTGAAGATATGGCTTTAATTTTTTCAAAATTTATTTTAAATCCTCTGGTAAAAAGACAAATCTTAGATTTATTTAAAAAAGATTCTAATGGTAAATTAATAATTGAAAATTATATAGATGCATACATTAATGGGGAAGATATTTGTTCAATTAAATATAAACTTTTAAAAGATATTATTAATAGAGGTTTAAAGACATTTGCTGGAGAGAAATATATTGATGAATTCAAAAATTATTTAAAAGATCCTTATTTTAAAAAAGGATTAATAAGTGTGATAAGAGGATTAGCATATTTTGGAGTAAAAAAGCCATTTGTTTCAGGGGCTCCATTTTTAGTAGTTTGGGATGTAACATATAGATGTAATCTTAAATGTAAGCATTGCTATGCAAATGCTGGAAAGCCACTAGAAGATGAGTTAAATAATGAAGAGGCTAAGAAAGTTGTTGATATATTGGGTAATGCTGGAATAGTAGCTATTGCATTTTCTGGGGGAGAACCATTAATGAGAAAAGATTTATTTGAATTAATAGATAGAGCTAAAAGTTATGAAATGCAGATTTCAATAGCTACAAATGGAACACTATTAAATAAAGAAAATGTGAAAAAATTAAAAGAGCATAATGTTGATTTTGTTCAAATTAGTTTAGATGGTACTAAAGAGACTCATGAAAAATTTAGAGGAATTAAAGGCATTTATGACAAAACTATTGAGGGAATAAAAAATGTTATAGAGGAAGGAATCTGCTGTGGAATATCAATGACTGCTACTAAATTAAACTATAAAGATGTTCTAAATGTTATTGATTTATCTGAAGAGTTGGGAGTAAATTACTTTATACTATATAACTACATTCCTGTAGGTGTGGGGGATTTTGATATAGATTTATCTGCCGAAGAGAGAGAAGAATTACTTAATCTATTATGGGATAAGTTAATGAATGAAACTAACAAAAAATGTAAAACTGCCTTTTTATCCACTGCTCCATATTATTCAAGAACAGCGTTAGAGCATAACAAATATTATCTTGCTACGCACTTTGCAAATGTTGATTTAGATGGAGATGACAGATTAAAGAGTTTAGCAAACTTTATTGGTGGCTGTGGATGCGGTAGATTTTATTTAAGTTTAAGAGCTAATGGGGATATTCAACCATGTGTATTTTTCCCATTAAAATTAGGGAATATTAGAGAATTTAATGATGAAGAAGATTTTTTAGAATTTTGGAAAAATAATAAAGTTTTGAATGATTTAAGAATTAGAGAAAAGTTAATTATTTGTGGAAAATGTAAATATAAATATGTATGTGGGGGTTGTAGAGCAAGAGCTTACTCATATTTTAAAGATTATTTAAGAGAAGATCCTGGATGTATTTTAACTAAAAAATATCATTAATACTAATACTTTAATTCTTTATTAATAATATTTAAATATTCAAATAAACATAAAAAATATTAAAATACATTAATTAATCGAAAATTATAAATAATACTATTCCTAATGTATATAACATAATTTTAAATAATTGGTGAAATAATGAATCCAGAAATGATAATGGAAATGATGAACTCAGAAATAGCCAAAGAAATGGCTCCAAAGATGATGCCAAAAATGATGCCCTTAGCTTTAGAAAAGTTTTTAGATAAAATTCCTGAAAATGAAAGAAAAAAATTTATAGCTAAGATTGTTGATATTATTGTAAGTAAAGATGAGAAAAAGGAAATTTCCGCTGAATTTTATGATATGTTTGAAACTTTGTTAAATATTAAAGGATTAAGTATTCATTCAAGGGGAGGTAAAGGTTCTACAAAAGAAAAAATATCTCCAATGGATTTATTTTTAGCAGGACTATGTGGGTGTATTTGTATAGCAGTTGGAAATACATTAAAAGAAAATAACATAGAGGCTAAGATAAAAGTAGATGGATCTGTTGAAAAATCTTTTGAAGAGGGTCGAATAAAAAAAGTAATATTAAATATTTATCTAAAAATTGATAATACTGAATTGGATAATAAAGAAGAATTAAAGAAATTAGTTTTAAATGGCTCTAAAAAATGTTTAATTAGTAATACCTTAAACTGTGAAATTGAGAAAAATATTATTTTTGAATAATAAAAATAATAAAATATTTAATGAGGTGAAAATTTGAGTGAAGATTTACCAATTATAGGAAAAGATGCCTTAGGTAGAGTAATAAAAGATTGGAGTAAAAAACCATGGTGGGGAATTGATAGGAAAAAAATTGAATGGTATCCTAAAATAAACTATGATAAATGTATTGGTTGCGGATTATGTTTTATAACCTGTGCAAATAGAGTAGTATTTGATTGGGATAAAGAAAAGAAGAAACCTGTTGTTGCCAGACCTTACAACTGTGTAGTTGCCTGCACTACCTGCAAAAAGTTATGTCCAGTAGATGCATTAGAGTTTCCAGATAGAGAATATATACAAAAAATTATTAAAGAAAATAAATTGTTAGCCAAAGCCAAAGAAATTCTAAAAAATCATAATTTAATTTAAATTAATGAAAAATTATTCTATCTTAACAGCATTGGCACATCTTTTTGCGAGTTCTCTTGCCTCCTCAATAGAGTTT
This genomic interval carries:
- the argH gene encoding argininosuccinate lyase, producing the protein MNILRRGRLGNSIKEDVAKYTTSLDFDKEIFEADILCDIAHVIMLYEEGIIDKDTAKKIIEGLKGIYKNGIECLNLDPSLDDIHMVIENELIKKLGEDVAGRMHTGRSRNDEVATDLRLVLREKVLEISKLLINMLKDLLELADEHKHTLTVGYTHLQHAQPTTFAHHLLSYVSAIERDILRLFDTYKRINISPLGCGALATTGFKINRERTKELLGFDKLIENSMDGVSARDFILEVMADLSILGTNLSKICEELVLFSTYEFRTVEIANEYCSTSSIMPQKKNPDVAEIARAKLCKLNGNLVTALTILKALPNTYNRDLQEITPNLWESVYITIDTIKMIHGMLKTLKVNKDRMRELAYANYSTATELADTLVKEANIPFRTAHGIVGEVVRKSIEEKRDILEVIKEVLQKYNLKVDEEKIKKVLNPYENVKMRNVIGGPSPEEVEKRIKAFKERLEKYEKEVNEKINKINKIKENLLSYEI
- a CDS encoding radical SAM protein, producing MELEDMALIFSKFILNPLVKRQILDLFKKDSNGKLIIENYIDAYINGEDICSIKYKLLKDIINRGLKTFAGEKYIDEFKNYLKDPYFKKGLISVIRGLAYFGVKKPFVSGAPFLVVWDVTYRCNLKCKHCYANAGKPLEDELNNEEAKKVVDILGNAGIVAIAFSGGEPLMRKDLFELIDRAKSYEMQISIATNGTLLNKENVKKLKEHNVDFVQISLDGTKETHEKFRGIKGIYDKTIEGIKNVIEEGICCGISMTATKLNYKDVLNVIDLSEELGVNYFILYNYIPVGVGDFDIDLSAEEREELLNLLWDKLMNETNKKCKTAFLSTAPYYSRTALEHNKYYLATHFANVDLDGDDRLKSLANFIGGCGCGRFYLSLRANGDIQPCVFFPLKLGNIREFNDEEDFLEFWKNNKVLNDLRIREKLIICGKCKYKYVCGGCRARAYSYFKDYLREDPGCILTKKYH
- a CDS encoding metal-dependent hydrolase → MNWKGHVILGLIFGLPFISSPEQIFLVLSGAFYPDLDHEVKEDIVKRGIIISGGIVLINILLYFFEKSLFNIDLFVLGVSVFLIFLIPYFSEHRTYTHTIWSLLFVSIIIGFLSYKLSFISKVFAGLISLLMVTNEVLLGKIIVYVIFVWAILDIINLNPNINGVLHYILPVAIGYYSHIVGDSLTPAGVRIFYPISKYKLRKKGGYILIIFWLIFVILFWLRNLNMI
- a CDS encoding PCI domain-containing protein — translated: MRYVAYKIYPEEFLKNEVVENSLIIEGRKVRRVRILGKVENINVGEILSFYVDGVNVKYFEDKPVYIKEGDIVDVIGRPRTFNGDKYLMAEIIKVRDEKWIKLRDLEIKKTRKYLLENAELADDEDKEEEFEEDIEIENLDPEVIKEKILSLIEKFGEITFEELSGMVKLSEEDLEKYLSELIESGEILEPIPGVYKIQ
- the topA gene encoding DNA topoisomerase I, whose product is MSVLIICEKPSVAKKIANALGKPKKKTIYNVPYYELERNGKKIIVASAVGHLFTLVEKNNTKFGHYPVFDVKWVPASVEKGKKYVDNYIKALKKLSKEADEIYIATDWDIEGELIGFHALKYCCSKTKAKRMRFSSLTKNEIVKAFENPDEIDYGLVDAGESRHIIDWYYGINLSRALMNAIKAVNRWKTMSVGRVQGPALSFLTERELEIKKFVPKPYWVIEALLKDNLKAIHEKEKFWDEKEAKNVYEKVKNEKFGKVVEIKRTVRKIKPLPPFDLGTLQREAYNYFKFSPKETQEIAQSLYEKGLCLHPDTLILLPDGVKKIKDLDEEGNILCLNKDLKLTKSKYKLLKRTVKEKLIKIILNGGTELIATKEHPILVYMDKLIFVPSGELKENEQVVTLSYGDVYIQKIKKIEEIDYEGEVYDLTVEKYHNFIANGVVVHNCSYPRTSSQKLPKDKNYLKNILSILKNHPIYGKWAKDILNKGDLKPVEGKKEDPAHPAIHVVDIPKDEELSEKEKKIYDLIARRTLSAFWDNAEREYSNIKININGEIFKLSGSRTLKEGWHEIYYFPKFDDCELPKLNKGDLIPIQKITITKKETQPPKRYTVASIIKELEKRKLGTKATRAEIVEKLIKRGYVIDDGSLKVTDLGISVVETLKKFCPEIIDEKMTRDLEEKLEKIQFRKIKKDDVLDEAEQKLRKILEEFKKKEKDVGMFLIKKLDFNNTNSNTKENKENKTESKKVVGKCPKCGGELIIREGKYGKFLGCSNYPKCKYTEKLNKKVDKT
- a CDS encoding class I SAM-dependent rRNA methyltransferase — translated: MIPKLYVDFGGYSAIEKGNLIIPRENILNKEDFDKIEIGEVVDIYSKRGKFLGRGFKNPREIRIMTLKKENLDENYIREKIIKANEYRVNFLGFKDTYRMVYTQSDWLNGLVIDKYNDIATVQIFNYGIEKMKDVIVETLLDLGIDSIYEKSSGRNRKRAGLPEVEGILVGKKTETIIKEGDAKFKVTFDGQKTGFFLDQRENRLEIEKFIKEGDRVLDVCCYTGGFSVHCAIKGAEVVGVDLSKKALKVAEENMELNNIPKDKYTFIEGNAFKVLEEFIEDGEKFDIVILDPPAFAQSKKSLKDAIRGYHMLNRFGAKLADRLLVTCSCSQPLEPDAFKALVIDACLKAKKWAKIIKYGSQSPDHPITSKGTEYLKCLFLSLEKI
- a CDS encoding D-glucuronyl C5-epimerase family protein; this encodes MFKNIKSFIIILVVTISSFIFGYIVGVSQPMYSENSIIQYFKNPKPFTVEDISMPVTYYGTIKGEYIGYQITPHNVNEEARKCFYKYFKLKDKDPEEAEKYLKRGLFLTEYLISQAEKETVNLNGKNITFIIWRYNFDFPEYNLSRGWTGSLCQAGCMKTLYLAYKCTNDKRYLILAKEALNAFIVPVEKGGLLKIRVKDNKTYYWYPEYASKNPPYVLNGFITSVIWIGEFANETNDKEAYFLYKEGLRSIKAFLPDYDAGDWSYYDALKHRCNEHLQRLQMLWLYNLTKDKIFLKYYNKWKE
- a CDS encoding fumarylacetoacetate hydrolase family protein, which gives rise to MDIRSINPTKIVCVGLNYIDHAKELNMEIPEYPIIFLKPTSAIIYNEDYIIKPKISKRVDYEVELAIVIGKKCKNVKKSESEDYIMGYTILNDVTARDLQQKDGQWTRAKSFDTFCPIGPRIVKDIDPMNLNIECRVNNEVKQKSNTKNMIFDVYELVEFVSSIMTLYPGDIISTGTPPGVGELKVGDVVECKIENIGILRNYFIQ
- the hpt gene encoding hypoxanthine/guanine phosphoribosyltransferase; its protein translation is MLLEETLKSCPIVKRGNYHYFIHPITDGVPIVEPKLLREVAIRIIKIGNFEDVDKIVTAEAMGIPLATILSLYTDIPYVIMRKREYKLPGEIPVFQTTGYSKGQLYLNGINKGDKVVIVDDVISTGGTMIAIIEALKKAGAEIKDIICVIERGNGKKEVEEKTGYKIKTLVKIDVVDGKVVILDK